DNA sequence from the Halobacterium sp. DL1 genome:
CAACGCTCCAACGTACACTGTCGAAACACCCTCGTCGTACAGGCGTTCGATGAGGTCACGGGCGAGTGCGTCTTGAGCGTGATCACGCCGCTTGGTACGCCGGTCGTACAGGCGTCGGATGCGGTGACTGCTGTATCGACCGTCTTCCAAGAGTGATTGGAGACGTGCTATTTCTCGCGTCGTCTCACGGAACCGCTCGAACAGGTCACGTCCTTCGTACAGGAGTTGTTGGCCGGTTGTGGTTGTGCAAGCGACGAGGTTGTTCGCACCAATGTCCAGAGCGGCTTCTTCCGAAGCCAGTGGTTGTGCCAGTCGAGAATGGTCTTCGCTGATTGTGACTGGCTGAAAGGCCCTGAACGATTGGGCTTGCTCGTCGTAGAACAACTCTAATCGGCCCTGCTTGTCGTACTCTTTCCAGTTGGGGTCGCCTCGAAGTTCGAGCCGGAGGCGTTCGCGGTGTCCCAATCCGTACTCGTCTTTCAGGTCTTTGCCGACAAGGATTTCGAGTCGGGAGTATTCACCCCACTCAACGGAGTACGACGTGTTGCGGATGTACGTGCGGAGTTCTCTCCCGTCTTCCGAGTTGCCCCAGAATCCGGGTTTGCCGTTCGCTTCTCCCTTCTTCTTGAGGCTGAAGAACGACTTCCACGCTTCGCGGTTCTTGCGCTCAATCTGCTGAACCGTGGACGCACCGAGAACACCGCTGTAGCGACCGCGATACTCGCTGATGTCCCATACGTCTCCATCTGGGTCAGCATAGTTCTCGCGGCGCTCATAGTTGATTTCGTTCCAGAGAGCGGCAGAAGCGTCCAACAGC
Encoded proteins:
- a CDS encoding transposase IS605 encodes the protein MKRANTFDVIPQSPEDEELLRRLLDASAALWNEINYERRENYADPDGDVWDISEYRGRYSGVLGASTVQQIERKNREAWKSFFSLKKKGEANGKPGFWGNSEDGRELRTYIRNTSYSVEWGEYSRLEILVGKDLKDEYGLGHRERLRLELRGDPNWKEYDKQGRLELFYDEQAQSFRAFQPVTISEDHSRLAQPLASEEAALDIGANNLVACTTTTGQQLLYEGRDLFERFRETTREIARLQSLLEDGRYSSHRIRRLYDRRTKRRDHAQDALARDLIERLYDEGVSTVYVGALTDVLETHWSVETNAKTHNFWAFRAFVNRLACTAEEYGMSVEVRSEAWTSQECPNCGSTEDTTRHHDTLTCPCGFEGHADLTASETFLRRQTTVTRSMARPVCLKWDDHNWSESPRSVPNEEHTNPQVASVSR